The genomic interval CCGACTGCGATAGTTCCGCGGCCGCGTTGACGATGGCCGCATAGGTCCATGCCTGCCCGTCCAACCGGATCGGGGATAGTCGGGCACGCTCGGCCAGCGCGATCCACTTGAGTCTGGGCTCACCCGCGGCGAATGCACAGCGTGGTCCCGCCGCCGAACACTGGCCCAGGAACGCCGCGAAGGTCTCCGAGATGCCCTGGGCCACATCCTGTCTGACGTCGAGGGGGACGACGGTGCCCTGCCCGGCGTGCCCGTTGACGTTGCCCTCGAAATCCATCGAGCCGTCGAAGGCCATGGCCCGCACCCGGCTCGGGAACATATTCGCGTAGACCGCGCCGACCTGGGTGCCGTAGGAGATGCCGTGATAGGTCAGCTTCGCGTCGCCCACCGCGCGGCGCAGTAGTTCGAGGTCACGGGCGGTATTGGCGGTGGAGGCGTGCTCCAGGATCGGCCCGGCCTGCTGCTCGCAGCGCTCGCCGAACTCGCGGGCCCAGGCGTAGTAGGCGGCTTCTTCGCCTGGGGCGGTGGGCATTTCGGGAACCGACCCGAGGAAGGCCAGCTGCTCCGCCACCGTCGAGAAGCACCGTGCGGCCGAACTTCGCGCCACCGCTCGCGGATCCCAGGAGACCAGGTCGAAGCGCGCCCGCAGCTCCTCGGAGAACAGCCACGGCCACCGCGCCCGCTCCCGCAGCCGGTCCACCCCCGACGGTCCGGGCCCGCCGAAGTTGACGAACAGCGTGCCGATGCGCCGATCGGGATCGGTGGCCGGCAACTTGATCACCGCCAACTCGAGCTGCGCGCCGTTGGGCTGGTTGTAGTCCAATGGCACCGGCGCGGAAGCGCATTGGAACCCGTCCTGGCAGTCCGACCAGTGCAGCAC from Nocardia goodfellowii carries:
- a CDS encoding alpha/beta hydrolase, with the protein product MDARIGPNRFRWVRRAASALVLAVGVLGLPVPAVAEDAVDSYVDPLASAAYTPVLHWSDCQDGFQCASAPVPLDYNQPNGAQLELAVIKLPATDPDRRIGTLFVNFGGPGPSGVDRLRERARWPWLFSEELRARFDLVSWDPRAVARSSAARCFSTVAEQLAFLGSVPEMPTAPGEEAAYYAWAREFGERCEQQAGPILEHASTANTARDLELLRRAVGDAKLTYHGISYGTQVGAVYANMFPSRVRAMAFDGSMDFEGNVNGHAGQGTVVPLDVRQDVAQGISETFAAFLGQCSAAGPRCAFAAGEPRLKWIALAERARLSPIRLDGQAWTYAAIVNAAAELSQSATYPELANLLQKLFDAGTTLPGLLPIAKGASYTGNRTEAFHAIQCADSTVPTDPEIYTRAAISEDLRVPYFGRIPVFASATCAFWQARDADRFTGPWDRRTAAPILVLNSRFDPATPLPGAYAGADQLADARVVVIEGAGHSSMYVPSSCAERIKREYLFSGVLPPEGTRCGIDRSPFD